A region of Clostridium acetobutylicum ATCC 824 DNA encodes the following proteins:
- a CDS encoding GNAT family N-acetyltransferase, with translation MIYRKATEKDIAQLVELRKKQLEDEGIAPINNIDTELTHFFELSFKKNSFISWISEEDNEIIATSGVCFYKYPPSYLNPSGKVAYITNMYTKYEYRSRGIALALLKLVILEAKKRDYLFLRLHASDMGRPIYEEIGFKPFDDFMEMNLSLNRNGE, from the coding sequence ATGATTTATAGAAAAGCGACAGAAAAAGATATTGCTCAACTTGTTGAACTTAGAAAAAAACAATTAGAGGATGAAGGAATTGCTCCAATTAATAATATTGATACGGAATTAACTCATTTTTTTGAATTAAGTTTCAAAAAAAATTCTTTTATTTCATGGATTTCAGAAGAGGATAATGAAATTATTGCAACAAGTGGAGTATGCTTTTATAAATACCCACCTTCCTATTTAAATCCCAGTGGAAAGGTTGCATATATAACTAATATGTATACAAAATATGAGTATCGTTCAAGAGGAATTGCTCTTGCTTTATTAAAACTTGTGATACTTGAAGCAAAGAAAAGAGACTACTTATTTCTTCGCCTTCATGCCTCTGATATGGGAAGACCTATATATGAAGAAATAGGCTTTAAACCTTTTGACGATTTCATGGAAATGAATTTATCACTTAACCGTAACGGGGAATAA
- a CDS encoding zinc dependent phospholipase C family protein: MRIKNKCLVLLIPLGISIMFDIRVKAFQPVSHYVVIEQAESKMSNDSIIRKAIEAYPNVAAWGSVGPDLGYMQVGELGDYSPWGDRYHYYKVGTYAAKQLKNALETRDMKKIAFAAGWISHVTGDLACHGIYVNPECGVYLDNKDGRKQHKHMEAEAEPYAWVNIAGHSINDYNSNNMSNNVFKGTDDIPFDLMNETSKEVYGQSPSTAEEKLWASTLLTGLRTGVGYSYTDYNESKQFLSINSREQRLNASFSQGINQCYKLLTYSENGDYSKFTDRWNLDVGKSSSPISSLTTIISTGTNLGSGTDDDIYFGIHLNNGQKKEWLLDKETYNDFENGATDEYYLYINDMDFLPTMVDKVWVRKNSTGSFAGNWFFKALRIDANGNDVLSVSPNEWITDSNSQAEFNSDWSSVTNLTDPEF, from the coding sequence GTGAGAATAAAGAATAAGTGTTTAGTTCTATTAATTCCGTTAGGAATTTCAATTATGTTTGACATTAGAGTAAAAGCATTTCAACCAGTATCACATTATGTTGTTATTGAACAAGCAGAAAGTAAGATGTCTAATGATAGCATAATAAGGAAAGCAATAGAAGCCTATCCCAATGTTGCAGCATGGGGAAGTGTAGGACCAGACTTAGGGTATATGCAAGTTGGGGAACTTGGAGACTATTCTCCCTGGGGCGATAGATATCATTATTATAAGGTTGGAACTTATGCAGCTAAGCAGCTCAAAAATGCACTTGAAACAAGGGATATGAAGAAAATAGCTTTTGCAGCTGGTTGGATATCACATGTTACTGGAGATTTAGCTTGTCACGGGATTTATGTAAATCCTGAATGTGGAGTGTATCTTGATAATAAGGATGGAAGAAAGCAGCATAAACATATGGAGGCTGAGGCAGAGCCATATGCGTGGGTAAACATAGCAGGACATTCTATAAATGATTACAATTCGAATAATATGTCAAATAACGTTTTTAAGGGTACAGATGATATACCATTTGATTTAATGAATGAGACATCTAAGGAAGTTTATGGACAAAGTCCTTCTACAGCTGAAGAAAAGTTATGGGCTTCAACTCTTTTAACAGGACTTAGAACGGGAGTTGGCTATAGTTATACTGATTATAATGAATCAAAGCAGTTTTTATCAATAAATAGTAGAGAACAGCGCCTTAATGCGTCATTTAGCCAAGGAATAAATCAATGCTATAAATTGCTTACATATTCTGAAAACGGTGATTATAGTAAATTTACTGATAGGTGGAATCTAGATGTAGGCAAAAGTAGTTCTCCAATAAGTTCACTTACAACAATAATTAGCACAGGAACGAATTTGGGTTCAGGAACAGATGACGATATTTATTTTGGTATACATCTAAATAATGGACAAAAAAAGGAATGGCTTTTGGATAAAGAAACATATAATGATTTTGAAAATGGTGCCACTGACGAATACTATTTATATATAAATGATATGGATTTTCTTCCTACAATGGTGGACAAGGTGTGGGTTAGAAAAAATAGTACAGGGTCTTTTGCTGGAAATTGGTTCTTTAAAGCTTTAAGAATTGATGCCAATGGGAATGATGTTTTAAGTGTATCTCCAAATGAGTGGATAACTGATTCAAATAGTCAAGCAGAATTTAATTCGGATTGGTCCTCTGTAACTAATTTAACAGATCCAGAATTTTAA
- a CDS encoding helix-turn-helix transcriptional regulator — MKNNIRKLREQFGLTQQELAERVSVSRQTIISLENERYNPSIFLAHKIAKSFELTIENVFIFED, encoded by the coding sequence GTGAAAAATAATATACGAAAACTCAGAGAACAATTTGGGCTTACACAACAGGAATTAGCAGAGAGAGTAAGTGTATCAAGACAAACTATTATATCTCTTGAAAATGAGAGGTACAATCCTTCCATATTTTTGGCACACAAGATTGCAAAAAGTTTTGAACTTACAATTGAAAATGTCTTCATATTTGAGGACTAA
- a CDS encoding HAD family hydrolase — MKIDSIIFDLDGTLWNSIEGVCEAWKVVLKRHSNINKIITPKDIKASMGLQIDEIGKLLFPEEDEKMQLQLMNECCDEEKLYLGEHGGKLFAKLEPTLNKLSQKYKLFIVSNCEDGYIQSFFKAHGLNKYFTDFECSGVTGLSKGENNKLIIKRNSLKNPVYVGDTLKDFESAKIANIPFVYARYGFGDVNEYDYVIDSFEEMLTLDL, encoded by the coding sequence ATGAAAATTGATAGCATTATTTTTGATTTAGATGGAACTCTATGGAATTCTATAGAAGGAGTTTGTGAAGCCTGGAAAGTTGTCCTTAAAAGACATTCAAATATAAATAAAATAATTACTCCAAAGGACATAAAAGCTAGTATGGGGCTTCAGATAGATGAAATTGGAAAGCTTTTATTTCCTGAAGAAGACGAAAAAATGCAGCTTCAATTAATGAATGAATGCTGTGATGAAGAAAAGTTATATTTAGGAGAACATGGTGGAAAATTATTCGCCAAGCTTGAACCCACACTAAACAAGTTATCTCAAAAGTATAAACTCTTCATTGTAAGTAATTGTGAGGATGGTTATATACAGAGTTTCTTTAAAGCTCATGGACTTAATAAATACTTCACTGACTTCGAATGTTCAGGAGTTACAGGACTATCTAAAGGAGAAAATAATAAATTGATAATAAAAAGAAATTCTTTAAAAAACCCGGTATACGTTGGTGATACTCTAAAAGATTTTGAATCAGCCAAAATAGCCAATATTCCTTTTGTATATGCAAGATATGGCTTTGGTGATGTTAATGAGTATGATTATGTAATTGACAGTTTTGAAGAAATGTTAACCTTAGACTTATAG
- a CDS encoding DUF4830 domain-containing protein: protein MNRKKKIALAAVFLTTIIVLLSFNQVKSQENRGQVNSLLTKYGFRIEHEGKGKYYRLPNKSTYKFNIYNTASKLSGFNLEKYEGERVREVSYKVYEKSQPMDKRDIEAVILYKKDTIVGAYLRVYGQVCGVTSLDENLSPKPENIDPSKLELKDVSDVEVSDVNDRQGNSKITIMSGSLKEKILKILESSTPHNLGLKTSGNLNGKEITICYKDGSYVKITYYKDINKFIINNIDNWYYELNSDISKLICN from the coding sequence ATGAATAGAAAAAAGAAGATAGCGTTAGCAGCTGTGTTTTTAACAACAATAATAGTACTACTTTCATTTAATCAAGTAAAATCGCAAGAAAATAGGGGACAAGTTAATAGTTTGCTTACAAAATATGGTTTTAGAATAGAGCATGAAGGAAAAGGTAAATATTATAGGCTTCCTAATAAAAGTACTTACAAATTCAATATATATAATACTGCATCAAAATTAAGCGGGTTTAATCTTGAAAAATATGAAGGGGAGAGGGTTAGAGAAGTTAGCTATAAAGTATATGAAAAATCCCAGCCAATGGATAAGAGGGATATTGAAGCAGTTATTTTGTATAAAAAGGATACTATAGTAGGAGCTTATTTAAGAGTCTATGGACAAGTTTGCGGTGTAACCTCATTGGATGAGAATTTATCTCCTAAACCTGAAAATATAGATCCATCAAAATTAGAATTAAAGGATGTTAGCGATGTTGAAGTATCAGATGTAAATGATAGACAAGGAAATAGCAAGATTACAATAATGAGTGGAAGTTTGAAGGAAAAGATTTTGAAAATTCTTGAAAGTTCAACTCCTCATAATTTAGGATTAAAGACTAGCGGTAATCTAAATGGAAAAGAAATCACTATATGCTATAAGGATGGTTCCTATGTTAAAATTACATATTATAAGGATATAAATAAGTTTATTATTAATAATATAGACAATTGGTATTATGAACTCAATTCTGATATTTCAAAACTTATTTGCAATTAA
- the cooS gene encoding anaerobic carbon-monoxide dehydrogenase catalytic subunit — protein MSETISEKSEGRVSYHDSVEEMVKKIREDGMSNVFDRYALQEKIRCKFCLEGLSCQLCSNGPCRISEKTGQEKGVCGIGPDAMAMRNFLLKNIMGAGTYSHHAYEAYRTLKATAEGRTPFKITDENKLKWMCEKLGIDTAQSINDMAFELAVILEDQQRIGVEDQNVMVEAFAPKKRIEAWKKLGIYPAGTVHEEQNCVASCLTNVDGSHISLAMKALRLGIATIYNTQIGLEMVQDILFGTPTPHEVNMDLGIMDPEYVNIVFNGHQPWIGAATILKAKTPEIQDMAKQAGAKGLRVVGSIETGQELLQRFPVDEVFVGHMGNWLAIEPLLATGTVDIFAMEENCSPPAIDMYAEKYQVTLAAVSTIIDLPGVNYKFPYDPAQADETAQRLIELGIENFKKRKERQIKPHVPQKIQKAIAGFSTEAVLGALGNKLDPLVDVIAKGQIKGVVALANCSTLRNGPQDWVTINLTKELIKRDILVVSGGCGNHALEVAGLCTLDAANNIAGNGLKAVCNALKIPPVLSFGTCTDTGRISMLVTALAEHLNVDVPQLPIAVTAPEWMEQKATIDGIFALAYGAYTHLSPTPFMTGARQLVDLLTNKAEDVTGGKIALGDDPMKVANDIEDHIMRKRKELGLS, from the coding sequence ATGAGTGAAACCATATCAGAAAAGTCAGAGGGAAGGGTAAGCTACCATGATTCTGTAGAAGAAATGGTAAAAAAAATTAGAGAAGATGGAATGTCTAATGTTTTTGATAGATATGCCCTTCAAGAGAAAATACGATGTAAGTTTTGTCTAGAAGGTTTAAGCTGTCAGCTTTGCTCTAATGGTCCTTGTAGAATAAGTGAAAAAACAGGCCAAGAGAAAGGAGTTTGCGGTATAGGCCCAGATGCAATGGCAATGAGAAATTTTCTTCTAAAAAATATAATGGGTGCTGGTACATATAGCCATCATGCTTATGAAGCCTATAGAACCTTAAAGGCTACTGCTGAAGGAAGAACACCTTTTAAAATAACAGATGAAAACAAACTTAAATGGATGTGTGAAAAGCTTGGCATTGATACAGCTCAATCTATAAACGATATGGCCTTTGAGCTTGCTGTAATCCTTGAGGATCAACAAAGAATTGGAGTTGAAGATCAAAATGTTATGGTTGAGGCCTTTGCTCCAAAGAAAAGAATAGAAGCTTGGAAAAAACTAGGCATATATCCTGCTGGAACAGTTCATGAAGAGCAAAACTGTGTTGCAAGCTGCCTTACAAACGTAGATGGAAGTCATATATCTCTTGCTATGAAAGCCTTAAGACTTGGAATAGCTACAATATATAACACTCAAATAGGTCTTGAAATGGTTCAGGATATATTGTTTGGAACACCAACACCTCATGAAGTTAATATGGATTTAGGCATAATGGATCCTGAATATGTCAACATAGTATTCAATGGTCATCAACCTTGGATAGGTGCTGCCACTATTTTAAAAGCCAAAACTCCTGAAATTCAAGATATGGCAAAGCAGGCTGGTGCTAAAGGTTTAAGGGTTGTAGGTTCCATCGAAACAGGTCAAGAGCTTCTACAAAGATTCCCTGTTGACGAAGTATTTGTAGGTCATATGGGAAATTGGCTTGCAATAGAACCCCTTTTAGCTACAGGTACTGTTGATATATTTGCAATGGAAGAAAACTGCTCTCCTCCAGCTATTGATATGTATGCTGAAAAATATCAAGTAACCTTGGCAGCTGTAAGTACTATTATAGATTTGCCTGGAGTTAATTATAAATTTCCATACGATCCTGCACAAGCTGATGAAACAGCACAAAGATTAATTGAACTCGGAATAGAAAACTTTAAAAAGAGAAAAGAAAGACAGATAAAACCTCACGTTCCTCAAAAAATACAAAAGGCTATAGCTGGATTCTCTACCGAAGCAGTTCTTGGAGCTCTTGGCAACAAACTTGATCCACTAGTTGATGTAATAGCTAAGGGTCAGATTAAGGGAGTTGTTGCTCTTGCTAACTGTTCAACTTTACGAAATGGTCCTCAAGATTGGGTAACAATTAACCTTACAAAGGAACTTATTAAAAGAGATATTTTAGTTGTAAGCGGCGGCTGTGGTAATCATGCTCTTGAGGTTGCAGGACTTTGTACTCTCGATGCTGCAAATAATATTGCTGGTAATGGTCTAAAAGCAGTTTGTAATGCACTTAAGATACCTCCTGTTTTAAGTTTTGGAACCTGCACAGATACAGGAAGAATTTCTATGCTTGTTACAGCATTAGCTGAACACTTAAACGTAGATGTTCCACAACTTCCTATTGCAGTAACAGCTCCTGAGTGGATGGAACAGAAAGCTACTATAGACGGTATTTTTGCTTTAGCTTATGGTGCCTACACTCATTTATCACCTACTCCTTTTATGACTGGAGCTAGACAGCTAGTTGATTTACTTACTAATAAAGCTGAGGATGTAACTGGAGGTAAAATAGCTCTTGGCGATGACCCTATGAAGGTTGCAAATGACATTGAGGATCACATAATGAGAAAAAGGAAAGAATTAGGTTTAAGCTAA
- the nifJ gene encoding pyruvate:ferredoxin (flavodoxin) oxidoreductase produces MAKKLKTMDGNEAAAYASYAFTDVAAIYPITPSTPMAELVDNWSSHGRKNIFGQPVKIVEMQSEAGAAGTVHGSLIAGALTTTYTASQGLLLMIPNMYKMAGELLPCVFHVSARAIATHALSIFGDHQDVMAARQTGFVLLASSNVQEVMDLAMVSHLAAIKARVPFMHFFDGFRTSHEYQKIEMIDYNDVAPLVDYESIKAFRSRALNPEHPTVRGTAQNPDIYFQGREASNNFYTAVPDIVESYMREIEKITGRVYHPFDYYGDPEAEDIIIAMGSVCDTVEETVDYLRSKGQKVGLLKVHLYRPFSTDYFFKYLPKTIKRIAVLDRTKEPGSAGEPLYLDVVNAFYNHPNKPVIVGGRFGLGSKDTRPSQILSVFDNLRAQSPKNRFTIGIVDDVSNTSLPEGEIIDTTPQGTIRCKFYGLGSDGTVGANKSAIKIIGDNTDMYCQAYFSYDSKKSGGSTVSHLRFGNKPIKSPYLVYEADYIACHNKSFIYNINVLKGLKKNGIFVLNCPFKDNELDEHLPNAMKKYIADNNIQFYTIDAVSIAQEVGLGSRINMIMQSAFFKLANIIPVDKAVQYLKDSIEYTYGKKGATIVDANKKAVDAGVNAAHKVTVPEAWKNAESNYQPLKGLPDFVQRIERPMARHEGDELPVSAFKGMEDGVFPLGITAYEKRGIAVNVPEWQIDKCIQCNQCAYVCPHSVIRACLLDDEEKENAPERFVTKKPVGKGLEHLHYKIQISPLDCTGCGNCADICPAPGKALIMKPAAEQIEEQSENFEYALKVKPKEGIMDIHTVKGSQFSRPLLEFNGACPGCGETPYIKLLTQLYGDRMMIANATGCSSIWGASAPSIAYTTNNFGKGPSWGNSLFEDNAEYGYGMFLGVKQMRERLAELMEEAINSNINSDLKDAFSLWLDGFDDGDKSKEASNKILRIMENEDFKGDKLLSEIYDKKDYLVKKSHWLIGGDGWAYDIGFGGVDQVLALGDDVNIFVMDTEIYSNTGGQSSKSTPTGAIAKFASAGKKTRKKDLGLMAMTYGNVYVTQIAMGANMTHTIKAITEAEAYKGPSLVIAYAPCISHGIKTGMGTSIAQEKKAVEAGYWHLYRYNPLLKEQGKNPFILDSKEPTESYTDFINGELRYSSLKTIFPDKVEDAFNKSAENAKERYSLYKKLSELQ; encoded by the coding sequence ATGGCAAAAAAGTTGAAAACCATGGATGGAAATGAAGCTGCAGCTTACGCTTCTTATGCCTTTACAGATGTAGCTGCAATTTATCCTATAACACCATCCACTCCAATGGCAGAGCTAGTTGATAACTGGTCATCTCATGGAAGAAAAAACATCTTCGGGCAGCCTGTTAAAATAGTTGAAATGCAATCAGAGGCTGGTGCAGCTGGAACTGTTCACGGTTCCTTGATTGCAGGTGCACTTACAACTACATACACTGCTTCTCAAGGTCTTCTTTTAATGATACCAAACATGTATAAAATGGCTGGAGAACTTCTACCCTGCGTATTCCATGTAAGTGCTCGTGCTATTGCAACTCACGCTTTATCTATATTTGGAGACCATCAGGACGTCATGGCTGCAAGACAAACAGGTTTTGTTCTCTTAGCCTCTTCAAACGTTCAAGAGGTCATGGATTTAGCTATGGTATCACACTTAGCTGCTATTAAAGCAAGAGTGCCATTCATGCACTTCTTTGACGGTTTTAGAACATCACATGAATATCAAAAAATAGAAATGATTGATTACAATGATGTAGCTCCTCTAGTTGACTACGAATCAATTAAGGCTTTTAGGTCTAGAGCTCTTAACCCAGAACATCCTACTGTTCGTGGTACAGCTCAAAATCCTGATATCTACTTCCAGGGCAGAGAAGCTTCAAACAATTTCTACACTGCAGTTCCTGATATCGTAGAAAGCTATATGAGAGAAATAGAAAAGATAACTGGAAGAGTATATCATCCTTTTGATTACTATGGCGACCCTGAAGCAGAGGATATAATTATTGCCATGGGTTCAGTTTGTGATACAGTTGAGGAAACTGTAGATTATTTAAGGAGTAAGGGACAAAAAGTTGGATTGTTGAAGGTTCATTTATATAGACCATTCTCTACTGACTACTTCTTTAAATATCTTCCTAAAACTATTAAAAGAATTGCAGTTCTAGACAGAACAAAGGAACCTGGTTCAGCCGGAGAACCTCTTTATCTAGATGTAGTTAATGCCTTTTATAACCATCCAAATAAACCTGTCATAGTTGGAGGACGTTTTGGTTTAGGTTCTAAAGACACACGACCATCACAAATTTTATCTGTATTTGATAACTTAAGAGCTCAAAGCCCTAAAAATAGATTTACCATTGGAATTGTGGATGATGTTTCAAATACATCTCTACCTGAAGGTGAAATAATCGATACTACACCTCAAGGAACTATAAGATGTAAATTCTATGGTTTAGGCTCTGATGGTACAGTTGGTGCAAACAAAAGTGCTATAAAAATCATAGGTGATAATACCGATATGTACTGTCAGGCTTACTTCTCCTATGACAGTAAAAAGTCTGGAGGAAGTACTGTTTCTCACTTAAGATTCGGAAATAAACCTATTAAATCCCCTTATCTTGTTTATGAAGCAGACTACATTGCCTGCCACAATAAATCCTTTATATATAATATAAATGTGTTAAAAGGATTAAAGAAGAACGGAATTTTTGTTCTCAACTGTCCATTTAAAGATAACGAACTTGATGAACATCTTCCTAATGCAATGAAAAAATATATTGCAGACAACAACATACAATTTTACACCATAGACGCAGTTTCAATAGCTCAAGAGGTAGGTCTTGGTTCTAGAATAAACATGATTATGCAGTCTGCTTTCTTTAAACTAGCTAACATAATACCAGTGGATAAGGCTGTTCAGTATTTGAAAGATTCTATAGAATACACTTACGGTAAAAAAGGTGCTACTATAGTTGATGCAAATAAAAAAGCTGTAGATGCCGGAGTTAACGCAGCTCACAAAGTTACTGTTCCTGAAGCCTGGAAAAATGCTGAATCCAACTATCAACCTTTAAAAGGTCTTCCCGATTTCGTTCAAAGAATTGAAAGACCTATGGCAAGGCATGAAGGTGACGAACTACCTGTAAGTGCTTTTAAAGGCATGGAAGATGGTGTATTTCCTCTTGGTATAACCGCTTATGAAAAGCGTGGAATTGCAGTTAACGTCCCAGAATGGCAAATAGACAAATGTATTCAATGTAACCAGTGTGCATATGTTTGTCCTCACAGTGTAATAAGAGCTTGTTTACTTGATGATGAGGAAAAAGAAAATGCTCCTGAAAGATTCGTTACCAAGAAGCCTGTAGGTAAAGGCCTCGAACACCTACACTACAAAATCCAAATAAGTCCACTTGACTGTACTGGTTGCGGAAATTGTGCGGATATATGTCCTGCTCCAGGTAAAGCTTTAATTATGAAGCCTGCTGCAGAACAAATAGAAGAACAATCAGAAAACTTCGAATATGCCTTAAAGGTAAAACCTAAGGAAGGTATAATGGATATTCATACTGTAAAGGGAAGTCAATTTTCTAGACCACTTCTAGAATTTAACGGAGCTTGTCCCGGCTGTGGTGAAACACCTTATATTAAACTATTAACACAGCTTTATGGAGATAGAATGATGATAGCAAACGCTACTGGATGCTCATCTATTTGGGGTGCAAGTGCACCTTCAATTGCATACACCACAAATAACTTCGGAAAAGGTCCTTCTTGGGGTAACTCATTATTTGAGGATAATGCAGAGTACGGTTACGGAATGTTTTTAGGCGTTAAGCAAATGAGAGAAAGATTGGCTGAACTAATGGAAGAAGCTATTAATTCAAATATAAATTCTGATCTTAAGGATGCTTTTAGCTTGTGGCTAGATGGCTTTGATGACGGCGATAAATCCAAGGAAGCATCAAATAAAATCCTTAGAATCATGGAAAACGAGGACTTCAAGGGTGATAAATTATTATCTGAAATATATGATAAGAAAGATTATTTAGTTAAGAAATCCCACTGGTTAATTGGAGGAGACGGTTGGGCATATGATATAGGCTTCGGCGGAGTAGATCAAGTGCTTGCTTTAGGTGATGATGTAAATATATTTGTAATGGATACTGAAATATACTCTAATACTGGTGGTCAATCCTCAAAATCCACACCAACTGGAGCAATTGCAAAATTCGCTTCAGCAGGTAAAAAAACACGAAAAAAAGATCTTGGCTTAATGGCTATGACTTATGGAAATGTCTATGTAACTCAAATAGCTATGGGAGCAAACATGACCCACACTATTAAAGCAATTACTGAAGCCGAAGCCTACAAAGGTCCTTCTTTAGTAATAGCTTATGCACCATGTATAAGCCACGGTATTAAAACTGGTATGGGCACCAGCATAGCTCAAGAGAAAAAAGCTGTTGAAGCAGGATACTGGCATTTATACAGATACAATCCTCTTCTAAAAGAGCAGGGAAAAAATCCATTTATACTTGATTCAAAAGAGCCAACAGAATCCTATACAGACTTTATAAATGGAGAACTTCGTTACTCTTCACTTAAGACTATCTTCCCTGATAAGGTTGAAGATGCATTTAATAAGTCAGCAGAAAATGCAAAGGAAAGATACTCTCTTTATAAAAAATTATCAGAATTACAGTAA
- the plsY gene encoding glycerol-3-phosphate 1-O-acyltransferase PlsY produces MIIVIITVMVSFLCGSIPTGYLITKKLSGIDVRTKGSGNIGSTNVKRVAGTKISMITQVMDILKGIIPVLLCMLIASKIKLPISTSMYLSIIVIAVILGHDYTPFLGFNGGKGVNTTVGAFFLLAPAAVLAGAVVYFVLRLFTKIVSIKSIAVGITMPIACIALRLPIEITVCAIIACGLLILRHKDNLIRLVNNEEK; encoded by the coding sequence ATGATTATTGTAATAATTACAGTTATGGTTTCTTTTTTGTGTGGGTCAATACCAACAGGATACTTGATTACCAAAAAGCTTAGTGGAATTGATGTAAGAACTAAGGGCAGTGGAAATATAGGTTCTACAAATGTTAAAAGAGTTGCAGGAACTAAAATATCAATGATTACTCAAGTAATGGATATTTTAAAGGGGATAATTCCTGTTCTTTTATGTATGTTAATAGCTAGTAAAATAAAATTACCAATATCAACAAGTATGTATCTTTCTATTATTGTAATAGCAGTAATTTTGGGACATGATTACACTCCGTTTCTGGGCTTTAATGGAGGTAAGGGTGTAAATACAACGGTTGGTGCATTTTTTTTGCTTGCGCCAGCAGCAGTATTGGCTGGAGCTGTAGTTTATTTTGTACTGCGTTTGTTCACAAAAATAGTATCAATTAAGTCAATTGCTGTAGGCATAACAATGCCAATCGCATGCATTGCTCTAAGATTACCAATTGAAATAACAGTTTGTGCAATAATAGCTTGCGGTTTATTGATACTTAGACATAAAGACAACCTGATAAGGCTTGTAAATAATGAAGAAAAATAG
- a CDS encoding EamA family transporter — protein MNSILSSFKKNQKGIILILIASICTTIGQTLWKMSAMHNMLYILIGFFFYGIGAVGMIIALKYGSFSVIHPMMSMGYVFTIIVSYILLKESVGLGKIIGVILIMFGVAFIGLGDE, from the coding sequence ATGAATAGTATATTAAGTTCTTTTAAGAAAAATCAAAAGGGTATTATATTAATACTCATAGCTTCAATATGCACAACAATCGGACAGACTTTGTGGAAAATGTCTGCTATGCACAATATGCTTTACATACTAATTGGTTTTTTCTTCTACGGTATAGGTGCTGTGGGCATGATAATTGCCTTAAAATACGGAAGCTTTTCTGTAATACACCCAATGATGAGCATGGGATATGTATTTACAATAATAGTATCTTATATTCTTTTGAAGGAATCCGTTGGTCTTGGAAAAATAATAGGTGTAATATTGATTATGTTCGGTGTTGCATTTATAGGTTTAGGTGATGAATGA